The Paenibacillus tianjinensis genome has a window encoding:
- the ftsW gene encoding putative lipid II flippase FtsW, whose product MKGKTSKKVSPPKRGTPDFQLLILTLLLVGFGLVMVFSSSSNLTLASEKFGNDPLYFFKNQMQWVVVGTVVMFFVMNVHYSKFKKWYAPMFLLTLLLLFLVAFAERTNGAKSWFNIGGFGIQPTELAKISIILYLAALITKKGERLRDLRTGYIPVMVIVGIVAGLIMMQPDLGSCLILVATSGLVIYAGGASMKHILASIALLVLGVGIVMGAKTAIESLSPHTQTVAADQNYKKDRIEAFLDPFQDAEDGGYNIIQSLMALGEGGTSGAGFGQSIQKLHYLPYPYTDFIFAVIGEELGFIGTTIFLLVYLYFIWRGILIALRCTDPFGTLVGIGVMGLIAIQAFVNIGGVTKTIPLTGVTLPFISYGGSSLVITMFCMGIMLSISRETNRPAKEEVTKSVTTVRQVRAR is encoded by the coding sequence ATGAAGGGAAAGACGAGTAAAAAAGTCAGCCCGCCCAAAAGAGGAACGCCCGATTTCCAGTTACTTATTCTCACCCTGCTGCTTGTCGGGTTCGGACTCGTCATGGTGTTCAGTTCCAGCTCCAACCTGACTCTGGCAAGTGAAAAATTCGGCAATGATCCATTATACTTTTTTAAGAACCAGATGCAATGGGTAGTCGTTGGCACGGTTGTGATGTTCTTCGTAATGAATGTCCATTACAGCAAATTCAAGAAATGGTATGCTCCGATGTTTCTTCTAACGCTTCTGCTGCTGTTTCTCGTTGCCTTTGCAGAGCGTACAAATGGCGCCAAGAGCTGGTTTAATATCGGAGGCTTTGGTATTCAGCCCACCGAGCTGGCCAAGATCTCCATTATTCTGTATCTTGCGGCACTGATTACCAAAAAAGGCGAGCGGCTGAGAGACTTGCGCACTGGCTACATTCCGGTAATGGTTATCGTAGGGATCGTTGCAGGGTTAATAATGATGCAGCCGGATTTAGGATCCTGCTTAATCCTTGTAGCAACAAGCGGTCTGGTCATTTATGCCGGAGGGGCCAGCATGAAGCATATTCTCGCTTCCATTGCGCTGCTCGTACTAGGTGTCGGGATCGTCATGGGAGCCAAGACTGCTATTGAATCTTTGTCACCGCATACCCAAACCGTTGCAGCCGACCAGAATTATAAAAAGGACCGTATCGAAGCTTTTCTGGATCCGTTTCAGGATGCCGAAGATGGTGGTTACAATATCATTCAGTCCCTAATGGCGCTTGGTGAAGGCGGAACGAGCGGCGCCGGCTTCGGACAGAGCATTCAGAAGCTGCACTACCTGCCCTATCCCTATACAGACTTTATCTTTGCCGTGATCGGTGAAGAGCTTGGATTTATCGGAACAACGATTTTCCTGCTGGTGTATCTGTATTTTATCTGGAGGGGCATTCTGATTGCCCTAAGGTGTACCGATCCTTTCGGTACCCTAGTCGGAATTGGGGTCATGGGCCTGATAGCGATCCAGGCTTTCGTTAATATCGGCGGTGTTACCAAAACTATTCCGCTTACAGGGGTCACGCTGCCATTTATCAGTTACGGCGGCTCATCACTCGTGATCACTATGTTCTGTATGGGTATCATGCTGAGCATTTCCCGCGAGACTAACCGGCCGGCCAAAGAAGAAGTAACCAAATCAGTGACCACAGTCAGACAAGTACGGGCACGCTAA
- a CDS encoding YugN family protein yields MIFENTGLVGLKSDLLYLDESAAKAGFIRWQWEYYRATYDCKIEDHQNGGEYFLRVNTRAVEGKLEKPDSILAIEAVYLGKATFPHGLEYDSPVPQPILDTAAQRILELKELLEA; encoded by the coding sequence ATGATATTTGAGAACACTGGCCTCGTTGGATTAAAAAGCGACCTTCTTTATCTTGACGAGAGCGCGGCCAAAGCCGGATTCATCCGCTGGCAATGGGAATATTACCGCGCCACTTACGACTGTAAGATTGAAGACCATCAGAATGGCGGAGAATACTTCCTGCGGGTGAATACACGTGCTGTCGAAGGCAAGCTGGAAAAACCCGATAGCATACTCGCCATTGAAGCCGTTTACTTGGGCAAGGCTACCTTTCCCCACGGCCTGGAGTATGATTCTCCGGTTCCACAACCTATACTGGATACTGCCGCGCAGCGGATTCTCGAGCTGAAAGAGCTGCTTGAAGCTTGA